CATCCAGGTCCCTGTGAAGACAGCAGTGGCCGAAGACatgaggaaggcaggcaggatcTTCTACTTCTGTAGCAGTCTCCGCGCTATTCCCCCAGCCCATCTGCTCTTCGACTGTGGACTTTCTTCCCACGgcgcagcaaaaaaaaaaaactggttcccAAACCAGACAATGAGCTGACACAAGCATGACAAGGGCCAAAGGGGCCAGAGAACAAGGCTCAAGGATGTGACTACAGCTTCTCCCCTAGGACCTGGACTGGGCCCTGCCCTTCTCGGAAGCTCACCAGAGCGCAAGTTGGTCATGGTGGAGGGCAACTGGAGGTAGGCAGGGTTGTGGGTAGTGACACCAATCTCAATGGAGCCAGCCCATTTGTCCACCATCTTGTCGATGCGCACCTGGAACACCTCTCCGTCCCGCAGGGCTCGGCTGCTCAGCACCACGCCGTGGTTGAAGTCATCAGTGGCACTGAGGGCACAGCAAGTGGGACTCAGGCCTCCCTGAGTACTCTGTGTGGGTCAGAGCCTAGCCCAGCAACACCCACCTGACTCTCACTGGCCCAAGTCAACAAGCTACATGCCACACTCCAAGAGAGCTCCTGCTTTCCTGTCTGGACTCCCCAGACCAAACTCTCCCCTACCCCTTCCCACCCATCGCCCAATCCCACTAGATCCCCTTCTgcaggcttctccccaccccatgggCCATACTGGGGCCTCAAGGCGGTGCGGCCCTCGTGGGTAATGGCCGCTTTCTGCCCACAGTTGGGGTGGAAGAGCAGGCGCTCGGGTTCTGCCTGGGTGACAGGGGCGGAGCGGCGGAGAGCACCCTCAGGGGACAGTGCCCGCAGGATAGCATTGTTCCGGCGCAGACGGTCACTGTGGTTGTTGTTATGGACGATGGTCACCTTCACGGCCATCCCATACAGGTCGACCACACCGTACACCACCGGGGGTGTTAATGGAGTAGCTACACCTGTGGAAGTAGACGGCACAGAGAatggggcaggggtgaggggagaggaggcaTATGGAGGTTAAGCTTCAAGATAGGCAGGATGAGGTACAacccccattcccaccactgCAAGGCCTGGTCATTGGCCCTCCCTCTCTGAGTGTCCCCTTACCCTGATCAATGCCATTGATAAAGAAGTGTAGAGCAGAGTTGGACTTCCTTGTGAGGCCAATGTGGTCACCCTCCTACTCAAAGAAGAGAAATTTAACAGTGAGCTGCCAGGCGGAGAGAGCAGAGCAGTCCTCCAGCCTTCTCGCTAGGCCATAGGGGGATGGCTCCAGAAGGTTCCCACGAGTTTCTGACTATCCTGAATGCCTAACGTAAGCCAGGCACAGAGCTATACCAGCTTCTACTAACTTATCTAACCCTCAAACAGTAAGTAAAAGATGTACTAACAcagaggccgggcagtagcacagcgggttgagcacacatggcacgaagtgcgaggaccagtgcaaggatctgggttcgagcccctggctccccaccttcagggagattgcttcacaagaagtgaagctggtctgcaggtgtctttttctccccctctctgtcttcctctcctctcttggtttctctgtcaacaacagcaacagcaatacaacaagggcaacaaaaatggggaatatagcttctaggagcagtggattcgtagtgcaggcaccaagccccagcgataaccctggatgaagaaaaaaaaaaaaaagtgtactaaCGAGAAACTGATTTCAGACATGAGAGGAAAAGTGAACCACCAAAGCCAAGCTTTAAGCTTCCAGTCACTACCATGGATGGccatataaaaaaagaactaaattcattgactccaaagtctcagtgcagggggtcaggcagtggcacacctggttaagtacactcacattacagtgctcaaggacctaggttcaaacccctggtcatgcagggggaaagctttgtgagtggtgaagtcggacttcaggtgtgtctctgtctttctccctctctatctctctctcctctctcaatttctctctgtctctatccataaataaatcaataaataaaatctcagttCAGAAGTGCTGGGCAACGCTCACTTTTTAtaagccattattattattattaaatttacttattgccatcagggttatcgctggagttcagtgcctaaaCTACAAATCCATAGAGCCTGGCagccattattattatattttcctttttctttcttttttccctcctcctctatgatagagagaaatagagagagacacctgcaacacatgTGCGGGTGCGCagttgaatccgggtccttgtgcatagtgatgtgtgcactttaccaagtgcatcaccacccagaccccaccccccctttttattacAGAGACAAGgaagtagagaaagaatgaaagagatgggagtcgggcggtagcgcagcaggttaagcgcaggtggcgcaaagcacaaggaccagcgtaaggatccctgcttgagccccggctccccacctgcaggggagtcgcttcacaagcggtaaagcaggtctgcaggtgtctatctttctctcctcctctctgtcttcccctcctctctccatttctctctgtcctatccaacaacaatgacatcaataacaacaagaataactactacaacactgaaaaacaacaagggcaacaaaaggggaaataaataaataaataaacaaaaaagaatgaaagagaccacagaccaaagcttccttccatgcttgaatttgggtcatatgcatggcaaagcggcacactacccaagtgaactagtTTACCAACTCTCCAGGCAAAAGAATACAAGATCTAGCAGCACGCGTGGACTCTCACACCTAAGGTTCTGAGCTTGGTCCTCCAGCATCACAtcacatgtgccggagtgatgctctggttcttttttcagaaataaataagtaaacttttCTCCAGGTCATGAAAGATCTACAGTGCCCACAGCCCAAGAGGTGGCATACAGGACAGTGACAAGTCTCTCAGGCATTGTTCTGTCTTGGGCACTGTATGTGCAGGAGTGTTGCTCTGGTCCTCTTACCACCTCATTAatgaacagaaagagagagagagagagagagagagagaaaggaaggaagaagagggggggtcgggtggtagcacagcgggttaagtgcaggtggcacaaagcgcaaggaccggtgtaagtaaggatccccccggctccccacctgcagggaggtcgcttcacaggcggtgaagcaggtctgcaggtgtctctctttctcgccccctctctgtcttcccctcctctctccatttctctctgtcctatctaacaatggcaacagcaataacagcaacaataattaccacaacaattattataaaaaaaaaaaagtaacaagggggtgggagtatagcataatggataatggttatgaaaagaaactttcatgcctgagactctcaagtcccaggttcaatcccccatacctccataagccagagctgagcagtgctctggtttaaaaaaaaaacaaccaagggcaacaaaggggaaaaaatagcctccaggagaagtggatttgcacCCCCGAGCCTCAGCAGCAATAACCccagcagcaataaccctggaggcaaaaaagaaagaaagaagcctgcAAAGTAGCAGTGGCTCCCTGGAGAAAGGCCCAGGCCTGGGTTCAGGCCCATCCGCACCTGCAGCTCGTCCAGACTGAATTCACAGTACTCCCGGCGGGTGCCCTTCCCATTGGTCAGGATGCCACAGCCACTCATCATGATGGtgcctggtgggggtggggagtggggggacatGCACCCTGGTTAGGGTCTGGCCTTCCTTTTCTCAGTACCTCCCGTCCTGTGCCCTCACCCTGACAAGGTGATACCTTGTGGGTCTGATGTGCGCTTGATCATGGGTGGCTGACCCCCCCCCAAGTCCGTCTAtcagcctccccttggcatgccagccctgTGGTCGagcgagatgtggccagagtgcacgggggaattccaaccttcctatcagcctcgccgcatcacccacccctcctctctttctagtgggcttcgccttccttatatttctgtTTCCCTGTTCCCGCATCACATCCACACCCTCTCACTGCCTTGCTCTCTCTTCCCTTATAAagagatattgacctcattgaccagctggctacttcccctgcatggctagctacccctttataaacttgtaaccgCGTCAGTAAAGAGGTTCTGTTCCCCGCAACGGGACcctaaagaggtttgtgtatcATCCGCCGCCACGACATGCTGGAAGACCCCTTTAGCGAACTCACTCCTGCCTCGTTCCCCCCGAGGAACCCCGACAGTACCTGACTGGAGGTTGGTCATGGTGGCTGGGTACTCTAAATTGTTGGGGTTGTGGGTGGTGACGCCAATCTCAATCGAGCCTGACCACTTATCTACGAGCTTGTCGATACGGATCTTGGGTACAGCAACAGCAGGAGAGACAACAGTGGGTGTCAGCGCGGAGAAAGGACACTCAGCCCTGGCCTCTTTCCTGGGACCCACCCTTCCAACCTCAGGGGATCTAGCCCTACTTGAGCTCCCAAGGCTGAAGTGCCGGTCAGACCTCAAGACTTGCACACCTCAAACATCTCGTTGTCTCGAAGCGGGCGGTTGGTCATGACGACCCCGTTGTTGAATTCATCCAGGGGCCGGCGGCGCTCggctgtcttattgttgttgctgagtttaatgAGAGTTCCACACTTCTCGTGGAAGAGCAGGGCGTCGTTGGAAGTGAGGACGGGCGAGGTGGCAGCACCGATGGGCCCCAACccttcccctgcgggtggggaactCAGGTTCACGTTGAGGAGCCCCCCGTTGTAGGCAGACAGGATGGCATTGCTCACCACCTCGGACAGCTCCATGCCGGAAAAGTCTGCCAagcagcagggaggaggaggagagaagctgAAGTGAGCCCCCCCCAGCACTCTTGCCCCTCGCCTGAAGCCCCTCCCTCGCCCACCTCACTTCCCACTCCCCTTCCCAGGGCCTCCCCAAAGCCCTCACCATTATGCGACTCAAGGCTGTTAGGAAACGTCTCCGGCCGGGGCTGCACTGGGGACACCATGAAGGCTGGGGACCAGGTAGGGTGGGAGGGGAATAAGGATTCAGCCCTTGCTGCAGGGCCCACCGGCGGGAGACCCCTCTGCTAGCCCTGGCTGTCCCCTCCCAGCTTCTGCCGGCAGGTCACCACGGCCTGGCTGGTTCTCACCTTCGTCCCCCGAGGTCCCCGGCTCAGCCGCTGCGGAATCTTCAGGCGGGGCGGCGGGCTCGAGGGGGGCTGCGGGCACGGGGGCGGGGGGGCCGCAGCCCGGCTCGGAGGGGAGCACGGTGATCTGGGTGCACTTGCCGTACAGGTCCACCACGGCCCACACGCGGGCCGGCAGGCCGGCGGCAGCCACGCCACAGTCCCGCCCGTTGACCCAGAGTCTCAGCTCCCCGGCCGCAGTGCGCTCCACGCCCACGCGGTCGCCCTCGCCCAGCTGGTCCAGGTCCTGGCCGTACTCCTCCAGCACCGAGCGGCCGTCCCTCAGCACCGAGCAGCCCGACACCACCCACGAGCCCCCCTTGAGTCCCGTGGCGCTGCTCGGGAAGTCCAGTGCGCCGGGGTCCAGCGCCGTCACCCCGATTTCAATGGAGCCGCTCCAGGAGTTGACCTGTGAGGGGACAGCGGTCGGAGGAGGTCGCCCCACCGGCACCGGGCCTTCCTCCGCTCTCGGCTGACCGGCTCCCTCTGCAGACCTTCACCCGGGGCTGCGCTCGGGCACTGGGGCTCCTACCACACGCCCTGCCTCCCCGGCCGCTGAGCTGTCAGCGTCCGTCTGTCCACGGGCTGGCTCCATTCCAATTCTCCAGCCTCCCAAATTCTACTCGGACTCCGCactcaggcagacagacagacaggcagacagacaggcagacaggcaggcaggcaggcagacaggcaggcaggcaggcaggcaggcagacaggcaggcagacaggcaggcaggcaggcaggcagacaggcaggcagacaggcagacaggcaggcagacaggcaggcaggcagacagacaggcagacaggcaggcagacaggcaggcaggcagacagacaggcaggcaggcagacaggcagacaggcagacagacaggcagacaggcagacaggcaggcaggcaggcaggcagacaggcaggcaggcaggcaggcagacaggcagacaggcagacaggcaggcaggcaggcaggcaggcaggcagacagacagacaggcaggcagacaggcaggtaggcagacagacaggcaggcaggcaggcaggcaggcaggcaggcagacaagcaggcaggcaggcaggcaggcaggcagacaggcaggcaggcaggcaggcaggcaggcagacaggcaggcaggcaggcagacaggcacgcaggcaggcagacagacaggcaggcaggcagacaggcaggcaggcaggcaggcaggcaggcaggcaggcaggcaggcagacaggcaggcaggcaggcaggcaggcagacaggcaggcagacaggcaggcaggcaggcagacaggcaggcagacaggcagacaggcaggcagacaggcaggcaggcagacagacaggcagacaggcaggcagacaggcaggcaggcaggcagacaggcaggcaggcaggcaggcaggcagacaggcaggcagacaggcagacaggcaggcaggcaggcagacaggcaggcaggcaggcaggcaggcagacaggcaggcaggcaggcaggcaggcaggcagacaggcaggcagacaggcagacaggcaggcagacaggcaggcaggcagacagacaggcagacaggcaggcagacaggcaggcaggcagacagacaggcaggcaggcagacaggcagacaggcagacagacaggcagacaggcagacaggcaggcaggcaggcaggcagacaggcaggcaggcaggcaggcagacaggcagacaggcagacaggcaggcaggcaggcaggcaggcaggcagacagacagacaggcaggcagacaggcaggtaggcagacagacaggcaggcaggcaggcaggcaggcaggcaggcagacaagcaggcaggcaggcaggcaggcaggcaggcaggcaggcaggcaggcaggcaggcaggcaggcaggcaggcagacaagcaggcaggcaggcaggcaggcaggcaggcaggcaggcaggcaggcaggcaggcagacaggcaggcaggcaggcaggcagacaggcaggcaggcaggcagacaggcacgcaggcaggcagacagacaggcaggcaggcagacaggcaggcaggcaggcaggcaggcaggcaggcaggcaggcaggcaggcagacaggcaggcaggcaggcagccaggcaggcaggcaggcagaaaggcaggcaggcaggcagccaggcaggcagccaggcaggcaggcaggcagacaggcaggcagacaggcaggcaggcaggcaggcagacaggcacgcaggcaggcaggcagacagacaggcaggcagacaggcacgcaggcaggcaggcagacagacaggcaggcagacaggcaccCTGACTGTCCTTCCGGCTCAGGCCAGCTTGCCCTTCGACGGTGGCTTTCTCGCCTCGTTGTCTCCTGACCTCTCATCCACCACATCTCAGCAACCGTCCCACCAGGCGCCCCCTTCCTCGCCGCTGGTCTCGGGGGTGAGGAGACCCCGCCGCCCCTGCGGTCTCCGTCTTCCCGCGCCCCTCCCGCGCCCCCCCGGCTGCCCCGGGCCTGTCAGCGCGCTCCGCGCGCGGTGACCCGCGCTGACCCCCCTCGCTCCTCAGCTCCGCACCTTTCGATCGATGCGGACGGTGAAGACGCGTCCGTCGCGCAGCGGCTCGCGGCTTAGCACCAGCCCGTGGTTAAACTCCTGGCCCGGCTGCTGCCGCCGCGCCGTCCGCCCGCAGGCCGACAGACTCACCAAGCGCCCGGTGCGCGGGTGCAGCTCCCCGCCGCTGCCCAGACCCCCGCTGGGCCCggggcccccgcccccacccccacccggccCCGGGCCTCCCCCAGAGCCCCCATTCCCACCCGACCCCGCCGCCATCTCGGCTGACACCGGGGCCGCGCGACAGCCGTGCTTAGCGGCGCCGTGGCAACCGCGGTGCACAGACACCCTGAGGGagcaggacgggggggggggcgcagatgTGCTTTACGGCACGGCCAGGCAATGAAACATCCCCGGGCAAAGGAATGAATCGCTATCACGGTGGGAATGGAAGGACGACCGGGCCGGGCAGGCTTGCTTTACGGCACGGTGAGGTGACGGAGTGGCTCCGAGTAGAAAGCCCGAGCCGGGAGCTTTTGCGACTGCCGCAGGCTTCTTTACGACACTGCCAGCTTTGCGTCAGAGGCGCCGAAGCCCCGCCCCCCCGGGGCAGGAGACATAAAGCATACATTTTTGCTTTCTGGCAGGGGGCTGTCTCCCTTTGCGTTGCACGCTTTACAGGCGTGAGTGACCCAGAGAACCGATAACTTTGTGGGTGGCATGTTCTGCCCTGCGGGGCCCCTGAGACTGTATGTCTTGCGACAGTGTCACAGTTCCCCGCGGTGGGACACAGCTCCCGTAACAGGAAAAGCAGGCCAACTGGGGGAGAGCGGGTTGTTTTGAATAAAGCCTTGAACGGAGCccgtttttcctttttgtttgtttcttattatCACAAAGCACAGTGTAGCACTGGCATATGGcggtgcggggggtgggggattgaacctgggactcggagcctcaggcatgaaagtctgttgcataactgtTGAACTATATTGCCAGCACTTAGATTTTAAAGTCTCGTGTACGGAGTTTAAAGAGTCGGGCAGACAGTTTCAAGCAACGGTACTAACGGTCCCCAAAGGTGCCCCCCAGAGCCATTAACCAGCCCTAGCTCAGACGCTCGCGCTCCGGCCCGAGGGCTGTGACGTCACCTTCAGGCTTCTGGCCCCGTGACCAGCACCCCTGACTATGATTGGCTAGTTCGGGGGAGGGCGGAAATGGGGAGAAGGGCGGGAACAAGtcccagagacaaagaaagaagacCTTTGGGTGGGACCGGAGGGGAGGGGCGAGCCGAGGGACTCCCAGCCCGAGGTTTCCATCTCGAGTCTCGATTCCGCCCACGGCGTCTGCGGGGGGccgagggggaggagggggggggagggggaggggaccccGACTCCGCCACGCGTCCCCGGGCGCCCGCGAtggggcggggctggggggcGGGGCCCGGGGCCCCAGGGAGGCGGGGCGGGCTAGTGGGCAGCTGCCCCCGGGTGGGGCCATGGACGAGCAGCAACCTCTGGGGGCTACTGGAGTCGCTAACGCGGAATCTGGGGCGGCCAGGGACGAGCCAGGCGGCATCAGGGACATGGAGGCCGGCGCCGGGGTGGCCTCCCGAGCAGTCTTGTCTCACGGTTCTGGGCACCCCCTGCACTCGGGGGCAGTCTGTCCTTGTTCCAGCGAGCCCTCCCGGGGAGTAGAGGTTCTCAACGTTGGGCGCAGACAGCACCCTGGGGAGGCGGCTGACCACAGCCTTGGGCACTGCAGACACCTGGACGGACTCAGCTCCTCCGCCCCTGGAACCAGCGTGTTTACGGTGTCCGACCCTGTGCCCGGGGGGCCTGGAGTGTACATCCCGGGAAACAGTGTGCACTCCGGGTCAGTTAGCTTGGACTCCTGCAAGCCCAGTGAAAGCCAACTGCGAGGCATCCTAAAAAATAACAGCCCCGTTTTGACGGAGAACCACCCCGCCACGGAGCGGTAAGGTGCCAGCTCTGCAGAGGGCGCGGGCCCTGAGAGGTTTCCCCACACGCCAAGGGCGGAGTCCTGAGAACTAGAAGTGAGAAAAGGCTTTGGGGTGAGGAATCTGAgcttccaaaggaaaaaaaaaaaaaaaaggacaggagagATAGCACCCTGGGCAGTGCAGCACCAGAGGACGCAGGTTCAATCCAAGGGCGCCACCACAGCCAAAGCTGAATAGCACTTGGGAAAAcacaaacagcagcaacaaacacGGAGAGAGATTCTAGGAAAACAGCAGGCGCCAGATAAACCACACTACGTGATTGTCATTTGGTGTGACCACTTCTCTTTCCTCTGTGCCTCTGAAACTACAAGGGGATActagaaaaaatcattttaaaataattttttatagaggcagcgaagagggaaggggaagatagagatactgctttactaatcatgaagcttctccctgcaagtggggattggcagcttgaaccctggtgcttgcgctttgtaacTTGTAcgctcaacccggtgcaccaccgccaagCCCCtagaaaaattcttttaaaaatatttagtggtccgggaggcgtcacagtggataaagcgctggattctcaaccatgaggtcccaagttcaatccccggcagcacatgtaccagagtggtgtctggttctttctctctctgcctgtctttcttatgaataaataattctttaaaaaatatctaagtgagaaatatatagagaaagaccagggctaagggtagatagcataatggttatagaaagagtctctcatgcctgaggcttcaaaggtcccctgcaccaccataagcctgagctgagcagtcctttggtaaaaataataataataaaatgggggaggtgggcagtaactgagggttaagcacacatggcttgaagcacagggacccgagtaaggatcccagttcgagccacacacacacacaccccccacacacacacacctgcagggaggttgctttatcagtagtgaagcaggtgtgcagttgtctttccccctctctgtcttcccctcctctcttgatttctctctatcctatccaacaacaacaagggcaacaaaagtgagaaaaatagcctccaggagcagtggattcgtagtacaggcactgagccccagcgataaccctgtacacaaaaataagtaaataaataaaagtaaaaaattataataaaaaaggggggctgagtggtggtgagcacacgttacaatgtgcaagaaccaagttcaagccttccTCCCCgcatccagtccccacctgcaaggggaaagcttttcgagtggtgaagcagtgttgcacgtgtctctcggactctctccctttctatatccccctaccctctcaatttctggctgtctctatcaaataaataaagataattttaagggagcgagagaaagaccagagcactattcaactttggcttattgtgctgctaggaattgaacttagaactttggagcctcaggcatgaaaatcttgcataaccatatgctatcttcccagccccccaaatcgctttttgttatctttatttatttattggatagagacagccagaaatcgagagggagggggagatacagagagaaagagaaagagagactcctgcagcactgcttcactacttgcaaagctctcccctgaagatggggaccaggagttggaacccagatccttgcacattgtaacatgtgtactcaaccaggtgcatcaccacatgGACCCctaaaacatttctttaaagaaaaaaggagtggagagttggacggtagcacagcgggttagtgcaggcggtgcaaagtgcaaggactggtgtaagtaaggatcctggttcgagcccccagctacccatctgcaggggagtcacttcacaggtggtgaagcaggtctgcaggtgtctatctttttctcctcctctctccatttctctctatcctatctaacaacgatgacatcaataacaacaacaataactacaacaataaaacaacaagggcaacaaaagcgaataaatattaaaaaaagaaaaacttaaaaatatagagtgggggtagatagcataatggttatgcaaagagactctcatgtttaaggcaccaaagtcacaggttcaatcacctgcaccaccataagccagagttgtgctctggttaaaaaaatatatagggagtcgggcagtagcacaacaggttaagcgcaggtggcataaagcacaaggaccagcttaagatcccagttcgagcctctggctccccacctgcaggggagtcgcttcacaggcagtgaagcaggtctgcaggtgtctatctttctctcctcctctctatcttaccctcctctctccatttctctctgtcctatcgaacaacaacatcaataaaaaaaaacaaggccaacaaaagggaatgaataaagaaaaatttaaaaattatatataatatgttttattatatattatataaatatatatttataatatataatatgctTTTGTTACATATTATATAAATAGTATatatattgccttcagggttatcactagggctcagtgccagaactacaaattcactgctccctgtggccagtttttctattttattgtataggacaaagagaaattgacaaggaggggagagagaaagacacctgcagacctgcttcacagcttgtgaacgaaccccctgcaagtggggagctgggggctcaaaccaggatccttgcactggttcccatgcttcgcactatgtgcacttaatcccatgtgccactgcctggccccaaaaacaatatatttatttatttgataaggcaaagagaaattgaaaagggaagagatagagagtcacctacaggactgcttcaccactaatgaagcttcttccccacaGGCAgggatggaggcttgaacttgggtcactgtgcactgtaatgtgtgcattcaactagatgcaccactgcccagcctgaaacaatcatattttaaaaaaatatttatttattcccttttgttgcctttgttgttttttattgttgtagttattgttactgttgtggttagtgatgtcatcatagttgttgggtaggacag
Above is a window of Erinaceus europaeus chromosome 12, mEriEur2.1, whole genome shotgun sequence DNA encoding:
- the LOC107522425 gene encoding protein phosphatase inhibitor 2-like isoform X2 is translated as MDEQQPLGATGVANAESGAARDEPGGIRDMEAGAGVASRAVLSHGSGHPLHSGAVCPCSSEPSRGVEVLNVGRRQHPGEAADHSLGHCRHLDGLSSSAPGTSVFTVSDPVPGGPGVYIPGNSVHSGSVSLDSCKPSESQLRGILKNNSPVLTENHPATERKKSQHWDEMNILATYHPTNKDYGFMKVDEPSTPYHRLQDSDEDLPSESSKVVTPGMLSERLAAMDNFHPRVRQYGDNRSSGSPDSFSKTNSSDFEKRRKSHYNEGKFLKAQKNLSLDNNKSSSGDETLWLQWTPEEEEGRQ